One genomic window of Oscillospiraceae bacterium includes the following:
- a CDS encoding SMI1/KNR4 family protein has translation MKDNTKEIIEKITKKAVKNLKFIGITSILPESYKEFLSLYHGLNGSIGENSYLQLWPFENIEESNNDYSVDEFLSNIVLIGSDGGDTAYGINKNGKFIEVPFIGMDDDEVKEIANDFDGFIEYLFNK, from the coding sequence ATGAAAGATAATACTAAGGAGATCATCGAAAAAATAACTAAGAAAGCAGTTAAAAATTTAAAATTTATTGGAATAACAAGTATTCTTCCGGAAAGTTATAAAGAGTTTTTAAGCCTTTATCATGGCTTAAATGGAAGTATTGGGGAAAATTCATATTTACAATTGTGGCCTTTTGAGAATATAGAAGAATCAAATAACGATTATTCAGTCGACGAATTTTTATCAAATATTGTTTTAATAGGTTCTGATGGCGGTGATACAGCATATGGAATAAATAAAAACGGAAAATTTATTGAAGTTCCTTTTATCGGGATGGATGACGACGAAGTTAAAGAAATCGCTAATGATTTCGATGGTTTTATAGAATATCTGTTTAATAAATAA